Below is a window of Streptomyces qaidamensis DNA.
CGACCGGGACGGCGAGCAGGCTGCCGACGATGCCGGCCAGGCTGCCGCCCAGGGTCACCGCCAGCAGCACGACGGCCGCGTGCAGGCCCAGGCCGCGGCTCTGGATCATGGGCTGGAAGACGTTGCCCTCCAGCTGCTGCACCACGACGATGATCGCCAGCACGATCAGCGCGTCCGTCAGGCCGTTGGAGACCAGCGCGATGAGCACCGCGACGAACCCGGCGAACAGGGCGCCGATGATCGGCACGAACGCGGAGACGAAGGTCAGCACGGCCAGCGGAAGCACCAGGGGAACGCCCAGGATCCACAGGCCCAGGCCGATCAGCACGGCGTCGAGCAGGCCGACCGCCGCCTGGGAGCGCACGAAGGAGCCCAGGGTGGCCCAGCCGCGCTCGAACACGGTCGGCACGTCGGTGGCGAGCCGGCCGGGCAGCTGACGGGACAGCCACGGCAGGAACCGCGGGCCGTCCTTGAGGAAGAAGAACATCAGGAACAGCGCGAGGACGGCGGTGACGACACCGTTGACCACGGTGCTCACCCCCGTGACGACCGCGCCCACCATGCTGCCGACGCCCTCCTGGGCGCGCGCGACCGCACTGTCGAAGGCCTGGTTGATCTGCGCGTCACCGATGTTCAGCGGCGGCCCGGCGGCC
It encodes the following:
- a CDS encoding AI-2E family transporter, which codes for MTAPLSSDRSRAALRISARVSAEFLLVLAGLTVTLWLLGRMWSVVWPLVVGLLLTTLTWPAARFLRRRGWPPALAASVVTVLFLLVAAGVVALIAVPVASQSGELTDGVVQGIQRLREWAAGPPLNIGDAQINQAFDSAVARAQEGVGSMVGAVVTGVSTVVNGVVTAVLALFLMFFFLKDGPRFLPWLSRQLPGRLATDVPTVFERGWATLGSFVRSQAAVGLLDAVLIGLGLWILGVPLVLPLAVLTFVSAFVPIIGALFAGFVAVLIALVSNGLTDALIVLAIIVVVQQLEGNVFQPMIQSRGLGLHAAVVLLAVTLGGSLAGIVGSLLAVPVAALIAVVWNYVREQLIDPADEASTGEPDADAADPS